One Rosa chinensis cultivar Old Blush chromosome 3, RchiOBHm-V2, whole genome shotgun sequence DNA window includes the following coding sequences:
- the LOC112194258 gene encoding uncharacterized protein LOC112194258, whose protein sequence is MDYDLIEEGMEAFHSIHERLSSYMVEKEAYDRAATLEVVNEELADPEDDEEVHIQLAPAALDDTPPKVKDPTEKVNLGTVSEPMEVLISAYLEPNEKQRLIKLLLEFKDCFAEKYEDMPGLSPDLVCHQLPTLAEKRPVKQEPRRMNSETQILVKEEVEKMHKSGIIRVAKYNQWLSNIVPVRKKNGKLRVCVDYRDLNLATPKDIPVAEEDRHKTAFRCPGFAGVFEYVVMPFGLKNAGATYQRAMNLIFHDLLGKVLEIYIDDVVVKSQKRGDHIADLRKVFERMRRHRLKMNPAKCVFGVQAGDFLGFIVHQRGIEVPEDKASAVINASHPRTKKELQRLLGKINFLRRFISNSAGKIQPFSPLLRLQGQNEFVWEPKHQEAFDSIKAYLANPPVLVPPRTGVPLKLYIAAADASIGSLLAQDDEDGVEHAIFYLSRVLTDCETRTDTLAGAGIVLENLAGDRFSYSFQLTFQCTNNQAEYEALIIGLEVLLEMGVRDVQIRGDSQLVINQLLEKYRCTSWLLIPYLNRAIELLDQFTDVDMEHIPRERNFAANELAQLATGISLKYGVRERILKVERRTLPSWLARPDPPDDPVVAVLEPIDVDWRIPLLEYLKQPDSSADRKTRFLALNYFLRGDELRRRGEDGIDFRCVYGREAKRLLREVHTGICGSHQAGPKMRWLLRRHGYYWPSILKDCWAMDLIGMIHPHSSLQHKFIIVATDYFTKWVEAEPLKEASGTTIRQFIFRNILCRFGIPEVLVSDRGAAFMGSPVEELVNDFGIQFTHSTPYYAQSNGQAEASNKTIITLLKKMLVENPRQWHDTLYETLWAYRTSKRNPTATTPYALMFGHDAILPLEINVHSLRVQEQHHLIGEDYRIARAYDKRTRGRSFKEGDLVWKAILPFGEKVAGRGKWTPRWEGPFVIHCILERGAFHLKDIDGDLHRNPINGRFLKKYYPSVWEFDDPPDSVLGPTGGQP, encoded by the exons atggattacgacctcatTGAAGAGGGAATGGAAGCCTTCCACTCGATACACGAACGGTTGTCATCatacatggtggaaaaagaggcttacGATCGCGCtgcgaccttagaggtcgtcaATGAAGAACTCGCTGATCCGGAGGATGACGAGGAAGTCCATATTCAGCTCGCTCCGGCggcgctggacgatacacctcccAAGGTCAAAGACCCTACTGAGAAGGTCAACCTGGGTACTGTAAGTGAGCCTATGGAAGTATTGATCAGTGCTTACCTAGAGCCTAACGAGAAACAAAGGCTCATCAAACTATTGCTAGAGTTCAAGGATtgcttcgcggagaagtatgaggacatgcccggcctgtcaccagaCTTGGTTTGTCATCAATTACCAACTCTTGCTGAAAAGAGGCCCGTCAAGCAGGAACCTCGACGAATGAACTCCGAGACCCAGATTCTGGTAAAGGAGGAGGTAGAAAAAATGCACAAATCCGGCATCATAAGGGTTGCCAAGTATAACCAGTGgttatctaatatagtgcctgtccgaaagaaaaatggcaagcTGAGAGTCTGCGTTGATTATAGAGACTTGAATCTCGCCACACCTAAAGac attccggtcgctgaAGAGGACAGACACAAGACTGCTTTCCGCTGCCCTGGCTTCGCGGGAGTTttcgaatatgtggtcatgccttttggcctgaagaacgccggtgcgacGTATCAAAGAGCCATGAACTTGATCTTCCACGACCTACTGGGAAAGGTTTTAGAGATATACATTGATGACGTAGTCGTCAAGTCCCAGAAGCGAGGGGATCACATCGCGGATCTCAGGAAAGTGTTTGAGCGCATGCGCCGACATAGACTCAAAATGAACCCGGCCAAGTGTGTGTTTGGGGTTCAAGCAGGGGACTTTCTGGGGTTTATAGTCCACCAgcgaggaattgaggtcccAGAGGACAAGGCAAGCGCAGTCATTAATGCATCTCACCCACGGACGAAGAAGGAATTACAGCGTCTTTTGGGTAAGATTAATTTTCTAAGGCGTTTCATATCTAATTCTGCAGGgaaaatccagcccttctcaCCCTTGCTGAGACTACAAGGACAGAATGAATTTGTGTGGGAACCCAagcatcaagaggctttcgacagtatCAAGGCCTATCTGGCAAACCCACCAGTCTTGGTTCCACCGAGAACCGGGGTCCCGTTGAAGCTATATATCGCGGCAGCCGATGCTTCCATTGGTAGCCTGCTCGCTCAGGACGATGAGGACGGTGTCGAACACGCTATATTTTATCTCAGCCGTGTACTGACGGATTGCGAGACAAG aacggATACTCTGGCCGGCGCAGGGATTGTTCTGGAGAACCTCGCCGGTGAtcgtttctcttattctttccagCTCACGTTCCAATGTACTAATAATCAGGCCGAATATGAAGCTCTTATCATTGGACTCGAAGTCTTGTTGGAAATGGGCGTCCGGGACGTTCAGATTCGCGGCGATTCTCAGCTCGTTATCAATCAGCTTCTGGAAAAATATCGCTGTACGAGTTGGCTGCTCATCCCATACCTGAATCGCGCCATCGAGCTTTTGGACCAGTTTACAGATGTTGATATGGAACATATACCACGTGAACGTAACTTTGCTGCTAATGAGCTCGCTCAGTTGGCTACAGGCATTAGCTTGAAGTACGGAGTGCGCGAGCGCATCCTGAAAGTTGAGCGTCGCACACTACCTTCGTGGCTTGCTCGACCTGATCCTCCAGACGATCCCGTGGTTGCGGTACTAGAACCCATTGATGTCGATTGGCGGATTCCACTGCTTGAATACCTCAAACAACCAGACTCCAGCGCCGATAGGAAAACTCGTTTCCTCGCACTGAATTACTTCCTTAGAGGCGATGAACTGCGCAGACGTGGAGAAGATGGCATAGATTTTCGATGTGTCTACGGTCGCGAAGCCAAGAGATTGCTGCGCGAGGTGCACACAGGGATATGTGGATCTCATCAAGCCGGGCCTAAGATGCGTTGGCTCCTCCGACGTCATGGTTACTATTGGCCTAGCATTTTGAAGGACT gttGGGCAATGGACTTGATTGGAATGATCCATCCTCATTCTTCCCTACAACACAAGTTTATCATCGTCGCCACTGACTACTTCACGAAATGGGTTGAAGCAGAGCCTCTGAAGGAAGCCTCCGGCACTACCATTCGCCAGTTTATTTTCCGTAATATTCTCTGCAGGTTTGGCATCCCTGAAGTGCTGGTATCGGACaggggggcagcgttcatgggaAGCCCCGTTGAGGAGCTGGTAAATGACTTTGGCATTCAATTCACACATAGTACTCCATATTATGCTCAATCTAATGGTCAGGCGGAGGCGAGCAACAAGACAATCATCACCTTACTGAAGAAGATGTTGGTGGAGAATCCTCGACAGTGGCATGATACTTTGTACGAGACACtttgggcctatcgcacttctaaacgTAACCCTACCGCCACGACGCCGTACGCGCTTATGTTTGGACATGACGCTATCttaccattagaaattaatgtTCATTCCTTACGAGTCCAAGAACAGCATCACTTGATTGGCGAGGATTAT cgtatcgcccgcgcctatgacAAGAGGACGCGGGGTCGCAGTTTCAAAGAAGGTGACCTCGTTTGGAAGGCCATTTTACCCTTCGGTGAAAAGGTAGccggtcgcggtaaatggacgcCGCGATGGGAGGGACCCTTTGTTATCCACTGCATATTGGAGCGCGgtgcttttcacctcaaagacaTCGACGGTGATCTCCATCGCAACCCTATTAACGGTCGTTTTCTGAAGAAATATTATCCAAGTGTCTGGGAGTTTGACGATCCTCCCGACTCTGTTCTTGGTCCGACTGGGGGGCAACCTTAA
- the LOC112193688 gene encoding uncharacterized protein At3g28850: MPKPLHPLPQSTHIHRRPTNPTSMGCVSSKLFKNDFKEEVTITHGPQCLNHVVSLTSSTYGLLNLDNDPPVVSETHNLKKCSPKKEDLEVINAWELMEGLEEAVPVKRSPKSRSVLRGFVDFDARSPLKLLNQFGSPMKGKRFGGKENKGRVNGLGYSPKGVPKSNIGSENSCKKALNLSPAVKGSPVSTKRRSFGSDSSRRKSFSPLFDPELVASYEKEMSEEEVQIKRMVLPSPKTRKVRYSNPDSESVLKLFEKKCPPGGENAVVIYTTTLRGIRKTFEDCNNVRSIVESHLIRVLERDISMDSGFKEEIRGLMGTKEVRVPLVFVKGRLIGGADEIVKLEEEGKLGVLFDGIPKALVGCQGCAGMRFVMCVECNGSCKVLDEGQRKMVKCGECNENGLIHCPLCC, translated from the coding sequence ATGCCCAAACCccttcatcctcttcctcaatccACTCACATACACAGAAGACCAACAAACCCCACTTCAATGGGCTGCGTATCTTCCAAACTGTTCAAGAACGATTTCAAAGAAGAGGTCACCATCACCCACGGCCCCCAGTGCCTCAACCACGTCGTCTCCCTCACTTCCAGCACTTACGGCCTTCTAAATCTCGACAATGACCCACCGGTTGTTTCAGAGACTCATAACTTGAAGAAATGTTCTCCGAAAAAGGAAGATCTGGAGGTTATCAATGCTTGGGAACTGATGGAGGGGCTGGAGGAAGCGGTGCCGGTCAAGAGGAGTCCCAAGTCGCGCTCTGTTCTTCGGGGGTTTGTGGATTTCGATGCGAGGAGTCCGTTGAAGTTGCTGAACCAGTTCGGGTCGCCGATGAAGGGGAAGCGATTTGGGGGGAAGGAGAATAAGGGGAGAGTGAATGGGTTGGGGTATAGTCCCAAAGGGGTGCCGAAATCGAATATTGGGTCGGAGAATTCTTGCAAGAAGGCGCTGAATTTGAGTCCGGCGGTTAAAGGGTCTCCTGTTTCTACGAAACGGAGGAGTTTTGGGAGCGATTCGTCGAGGAGGAAGAGTTTTAGTCCCCTGTTTGATCCAGAGCTGGTTGCTTCTTATGAGAAGGAAATGTCAGAAGAGGAAGTGCAGATCAAGAGGATGGTGCTGCCTTCGCCAAAAACCAGGAAAGTGAGGTATTCTAACCCAGATTCGGAATCTGTGCTGAAGTTGTTTGAGAAGAAATGCCCTCCTGGCGGCGAAAATGCGGTTGTTATTTACACTACTACATTGAGGGGGATTAGGAAGACTTTTGAGGATTGCAACAATGTGAGGTCAATCGTGGAGTCTCACCTCATTCGCGTGCTCGAGAGAGATATATCGATGGATTCGGGGTTTAAGGAGGAGATAAGGGGGCTAATGGGGACTAAAGAGGTTAGGGTTCCGCTTGTGTTTGTGAAGGGGAGGTTGATTGGTGGAGCTGATGAGATTGTGAAGTTGGAGGAGGAAGGAAAGCTCGGGGTTTTGTTCGATGGGATTCCGAAAGCGCTTGTTGGGTGCCAAGGCTGTGCTGGAATGAGATTTGTGATGTGTGTGGAGTGCAATGGAAGCTGCAAGGTCTTGGATGAGGGGCAAAGGAAGATGGTCAAATGCGGTGAGTGCAATGAGAATGGTTTGATTCATTGCCCACTTTGTTGCTAA